A genomic stretch from Shewanella woodyi ATCC 51908 includes:
- the cyoA gene encoding ubiquinol oxidase subunit II, which yields MLIRNLSKAALTASVIMMSGCEGGVLDPKGQIGIDEKHLIVVATLLMLIVVIPVIFMTLYFAWKYRDGRDHEIFAPKWAHSKSIEIIVWLVPVVIVIILGVITWGSTHDLDPYKPLEHEAKPITVEVVSLNWKWLFIYPELGIASVNELAFPANVPVNFKITSDTAMNSFFIPQLGSQIYSMAGMATQLHLIANEPGTFDGISANYSGAGFAGMKFKAIATANTQEFDTWVAKVKQQKYKLDRQSYQALAKPSENNPVEYYGEVSQGMFDHIVMQYMYMGDPMPMDKKIDMSSPSGHSSSNHLEME from the coding sequence TTGTTAATTAGAAATTTAAGTAAGGCTGCACTCACAGCATCAGTAATCATGATGTCTGGTTGTGAGGGGGGCGTGCTAGATCCAAAAGGGCAAATAGGCATTGATGAGAAACACCTCATCGTTGTCGCAACCCTATTGATGTTGATAGTGGTGATCCCCGTTATCTTCATGACACTCTATTTTGCCTGGAAATATCGAGATGGTCGTGATCATGAAATCTTTGCCCCTAAATGGGCGCACTCAAAAAGCATTGAGATTATTGTTTGGCTAGTACCTGTGGTGATTGTGATTATTTTAGGCGTCATTACATGGGGCTCAACCCACGATCTTGACCCCTATAAACCATTGGAACATGAGGCTAAACCAATAACTGTTGAGGTGGTCTCACTAAACTGGAAGTGGTTGTTTATCTATCCGGAACTTGGTATTGCATCGGTCAATGAACTGGCATTTCCCGCGAATGTACCTGTGAATTTCAAGATCACCTCAGATACGGCAATGAACTCTTTCTTTATTCCTCAGTTGGGCAGTCAGATCTATTCAATGGCAGGTATGGCAACTCAACTCCATCTGATAGCGAATGAGCCTGGCACCTTCGATGGTATCTCAGCTAACTACAGTGGAGCGGGTTTTGCGGGCATGAAGTTCAAAGCTATCGCAACCGCAAATACGCAAGAATTTGATACTTGGGTTGCTAAAGTTAAGCAACAAAAATATAAGCTTGATAGACAAAGTTATCAAGCATTAGCTAAACCAAGTGAAAACAATCCCGTCGAGTATTACGGCGAAGTCAGTCAAGGCATGTTTGACCATATCGTGATGCAATACATGTATATGGGTGATCCTATGCCTATGGATAAAAAAATAGATATGTCATCCCCTTCAGGGCATTCCTCCTCTAACCATTTGGAGATGGAGTAA
- a CDS encoding pre-peptidase C-terminal domain-containing protein, with product MKRLIKNQKLKNILALNMLMLSGNALAATALENATPASGLSGTSGSETFFTLTVPEGATNLNFNTAGGSGDADLYVKFGSAPTSSSYDCRPYNSGNSESCDIANVQNGEYHVMLKAYSAYSALTLTASYDEPGTTPPPGSNTGVLENSVALNNLTGSSGEQLLFTFEVPAGAQDLSIAMSGGTGDADLYVRFGAEATTGTYDCRPYKSGNNETCTISNIQAGTYHVMMNGYSSFSGVSLVGNYNEGGTPPPPGPVAGVANIAVVGDSITRAFGADCTYNSSWWSLLCLAGGDQPEHSWFDGSSSSVTSVHDRYKVLDNSINSNNSAATGAELTGIREDGSEPSFAAQANTIVAQTPTPDHVELLFGGNDLCSRDCVDPSNCSDPIYSDDEWRQAIRTGLNTLVSGMPEGSSILLGSVPRVQDIRQAGLDKQAGDEYINCESIWSSYDVCSIVTQSGTLNGESLASRIAGVAAAQKRYNAILAEEATAYNSNNNGQNPNGIEVVAEYVDESTPSGGTFQFGASHINGGDCFHPNVATQTLISELMWNSNTDKPE from the coding sequence ATGAAACGATTAATAAAGAACCAAAAACTCAAGAATATATTAGCGCTCAATATGTTAATGCTATCAGGCAACGCATTAGCAGCAACGGCATTAGAAAATGCAACACCAGCCAGTGGCTTGAGCGGGACATCAGGAAGCGAAACCTTCTTTACCTTAACGGTCCCTGAAGGCGCGACCAATTTAAACTTTAATACTGCTGGAGGCAGTGGCGATGCCGACCTCTATGTGAAATTTGGGAGTGCGCCTACCAGCTCAAGCTACGACTGCCGACCATACAACAGTGGTAACAGTGAGTCCTGTGATATCGCCAATGTGCAAAACGGCGAATATCATGTGATGCTAAAAGCCTACTCCGCTTATTCAGCCCTCACCCTGACAGCAAGTTACGATGAACCAGGTACCACGCCACCACCGGGCTCAAACACTGGAGTATTAGAAAACTCAGTGGCACTCAACAATTTAACGGGCAGTAGTGGTGAACAGCTTCTGTTCACCTTTGAGGTCCCAGCTGGAGCACAAGATCTTAGCATCGCAATGTCTGGCGGTACTGGAGATGCGGATCTTTATGTCAGATTTGGTGCAGAAGCAACAACCGGAACCTATGATTGTCGCCCCTATAAAAGCGGTAATAACGAAACCTGTACCATCAGCAACATACAAGCTGGTACTTACCATGTGATGATGAATGGTTACTCAAGCTTTAGCGGTGTCTCATTGGTTGGAAATTACAATGAAGGTGGAACACCTCCTCCGCCAGGTCCTGTAGCAGGTGTTGCTAATATCGCTGTCGTCGGTGACAGTATTACCCGCGCCTTTGGTGCAGACTGTACCTACAACAGTTCATGGTGGTCACTGCTATGTCTAGCGGGTGGCGATCAACCTGAACACTCTTGGTTTGATGGTTCAAGCTCCTCGGTCACCAGTGTTCATGACCGCTACAAGGTGCTCGACAACTCAATTAACAGTAACAACAGCGCTGCAACGGGAGCCGAGCTAACAGGTATTCGTGAAGATGGATCTGAGCCAAGTTTCGCCGCTCAGGCCAACACCATTGTCGCTCAAACACCAACCCCCGATCACGTTGAACTGCTTTTTGGTGGTAACGATCTCTGTAGTCGTGATTGCGTTGATCCATCAAACTGTAGTGACCCTATCTACAGCGATGATGAGTGGCGTCAAGCGATACGTACTGGATTAAATACACTCGTATCTGGCATGCCTGAAGGCTCAAGTATTCTGCTCGGTAGTGTGCCTCGCGTTCAAGATATTCGCCAAGCGGGATTAGATAAGCAAGCAGGAGATGAGTATATCAACTGTGAGTCAATCTGGAGCAGCTATGATGTATGCTCAATTGTGACCCAATCTGGTACGTTAAATGGTGAATCATTGGCATCAAGGATAGCTGGCGTTGCGGCAGCGCAGAAACGTTATAACGCAATACTTGCCGAAGAAGCCACTGCATATAACAGCAATAATAATGGCCAAAATCCTAACGGTATTGAGGTTGTCGCTGAATATGTTGATGAGTCCACACCATCTGGCGGTACTTTCCAGTTCGGTGCATCTCACATCAATGGTGGCGATTGTTTCCACCCGAATGTGGCAACACAAACACTTATCTCAGAGCTGATGTGGAACTCAAATACTGATAAGCCTGAGTAA
- the cyoB gene encoding cytochrome o ubiquinol oxidase subunit I, with translation MSFLGKLTLESIPYHEPIIMVTLAVVALIGVIIAALITKHKKWAVLWNDWFTSVDHKRLGIMYIILALVMLIRGFSDAIMMRTQQALATNGAAGYLPPEHYDQIFTAHGVIMIIFMAMPFMIGLMNLIVPLQIGARDVAFPFLNNLSFWLTASGAVLINISLGLGEFAKTGWVAYPPLSELSFSPGVGVDYYIWALQISGIGTTLTGVNFIATVLKMRAPGMKLMQMPIFTWTCTWANILIVASFPILTAVLAMLTLDRYLGFHFFTNAGGGNAMMYINLFWAWGHPEVYILILPAFGIFSEIISTFTSKRLFGYKSMVWASGAISILGFIVWLHHFFTMGSSANVNAFFGVMTMVIAVPTGVKLFNWLFTIYRGRLRLTVPVLWTLGFMTTFTIGGMTGVLLAVPGADYVLHNSLFLIAHFHNTIIGGAVFGYLAGFAYWFPKAMGFKLNERLGKAAFWCWQVGFYVAFMPLYVLGFLGMTRRIGHTDNPDWNFWIYLAAIGAFIILAGIILQFVQLYVSFRDREQNLDTTGDPWNGHTLEWSTSSPPQFYNFAKDPHVSDIDCFTDMKEKGEAYQRHDAYEPIHMPKNTASGILMALGITAAGFAAIWHILWLAIAGILGAFVVFLCRAYSNDHDYYVQPDEVARIENAHLDKVARGLI, from the coding sequence ATGTCTTTTCTTGGAAAACTAACTTTAGAATCAATCCCATACCATGAACCTATTATCATGGTCACTTTAGCTGTCGTGGCGCTAATAGGCGTTATCATCGCGGCATTGATTACTAAACATAAAAAGTGGGCTGTGTTATGGAATGACTGGTTTACCTCGGTCGATCATAAACGCTTAGGCATCATGTATATCATCTTAGCACTGGTGATGCTCATTCGTGGCTTCTCCGATGCCATTATGATGCGTACACAGCAAGCACTCGCAACCAATGGCGCTGCTGGCTATCTGCCCCCTGAGCACTATGACCAAATCTTCACTGCCCACGGGGTGATCATGATTATCTTTATGGCGATGCCATTTATGATAGGCCTGATGAACCTAATTGTTCCACTGCAGATAGGTGCCAGAGATGTCGCCTTTCCGTTTCTGAACAACTTAAGCTTTTGGCTTACCGCTTCAGGGGCTGTACTGATCAATATCTCACTTGGGTTAGGCGAATTTGCAAAAACAGGTTGGGTAGCCTATCCGCCGCTTTCGGAGCTGTCATTTAGCCCTGGAGTTGGGGTCGATTACTATATTTGGGCGTTGCAGATCTCCGGTATAGGGACAACCTTAACTGGGGTTAACTTTATCGCAACTGTGCTGAAGATGCGTGCACCTGGTATGAAGTTAATGCAGATGCCTATTTTTACTTGGACCTGCACTTGGGCCAATATTTTAATTGTGGCCTCTTTCCCAATCTTAACAGCAGTCTTGGCCATGTTAACCCTAGATCGCTATCTGGGATTCCACTTCTTCACTAATGCAGGTGGCGGTAACGCCATGATGTACATCAACCTGTTTTGGGCATGGGGCCATCCAGAAGTTTATATTCTAATTTTGCCCGCCTTCGGTATTTTTTCAGAGATCATATCAACATTTACCTCTAAGCGCCTATTTGGTTATAAATCTATGGTTTGGGCCAGTGGTGCCATCTCAATTTTAGGCTTTATCGTTTGGTTACATCACTTCTTCACTATGGGTTCTAGCGCAAACGTGAATGCTTTCTTTGGTGTGATGACCATGGTGATTGCTGTGCCGACGGGGGTCAAATTATTCAACTGGCTGTTTACCATCTATCGTGGCCGCCTTCGCTTAACCGTGCCAGTGTTATGGACTTTAGGTTTTATGACGACCTTCACCATAGGGGGGATGACAGGGGTCTTACTCGCGGTACCGGGAGCTGATTATGTATTGCATAACAGTTTATTCCTCATCGCGCATTTTCATAACACCATCATAGGCGGTGCAGTTTTTGGTTACTTAGCTGGTTTCGCTTACTGGTTCCCTAAAGCGATGGGTTTCAAGCTCAATGAACGCCTAGGGAAAGCGGCATTTTGGTGTTGGCAGGTGGGCTTCTACGTTGCCTTTATGCCTCTATATGTGCTTGGCTTCTTAGGCATGACCCGTCGTATCGGTCACACTGACAATCCTGATTGGAACTTCTGGATCTATTTAGCGGCTATCGGTGCCTTTATTATCTTGGCTGGGATCATATTGCAGTTTGTGCAGCTCTATGTGAGTTTTCGTGATCGTGAGCAGAACTTAGATACCACGGGCGATCCTTGGAATGGTCACACATTAGAGTGGTCAACATCATCACCACCTCAGTTTTATAACTTTGCCAAAGATCCTCACGTGTCTGATATAGATTGTTTTACAGACATGAAAGAGAAAGGTGAGGCTTACCAGCGTCATGATGCTTATGAGCCAATTCACATGCCCAAAAATACCGCCAGCGGAATACTGATGGCACTGGGCATTACTGCAGCTGGTTTTGCCGCTATTTGGCACATTCTTTGGCTGGCAATTGCTGGGATACTAGGCGCCTTCGTGGTGTTTCTCTGTCGTGCTTATAGCAATGACCATGATTATTATGTTCAACCTGATGAAGTGGCCCGTATTGAAAATGCTCACTTAGATAAGGTTGCAAGGGGACTAATATGA
- a CDS encoding thioredoxin domain-containing protein → MQRSTLNLSLILALLLVACSDSEQPQLSSTELNERKVSKQLDIDSGNRHQQIVATIDNEPVLMTQIDSSIQLKLFDLEWHKYQLRKAALETAVASKVEQQLTKSTAPHVEILLTPPAAPRFFLPDTDKPIKGDPDAVVKLSLFCSFQSSHCARLQPELRTLETRYGELINLVFYDLPQTFHRYGKAAANANLCAAESGSQWAYQEALYSNINQLNRERYLIIANQLGLDSKSFSQCIDHNQYQDKLDSDQELAQRLGLGNVPVLFVNGLYTKGANTADGYGYYINQELIRLGLPIPTTLPLRLVSTSVKDPTEDSRAKLQDLNNQTLTEYKHGDGLNLVSRRGVNLDVTLTAIESQRVLLNNNGQKEFLRLSQGQDKPATVSMTPASNSSRDSSVSREPSSAQVQRIEQLPTTAKMQLSRNWLSKHLQNKQQLAQHFQATEHQIEGVHLLKLTDIDRNEFYKTLGLQSGDVVLQANNQWVHEGSNPLWDALGQNEITLLVMREGLPLRFDYKTKQ, encoded by the coding sequence ATGCAAAGATCCACTCTCAATCTCAGCCTGATACTTGCCCTACTGCTAGTCGCTTGCAGCGATTCTGAGCAACCTCAACTTTCCTCAACTGAGCTCAATGAACGCAAAGTCAGCAAGCAGCTTGATATCGACTCAGGAAACAGGCACCAGCAAATTGTCGCAACCATAGACAATGAACCCGTTTTAATGACTCAAATAGACAGCAGTATCCAATTAAAGCTGTTCGATCTTGAATGGCATAAATATCAGTTAAGAAAAGCCGCGTTGGAAACGGCAGTTGCCTCAAAAGTAGAGCAGCAACTCACTAAATCAACGGCACCTCACGTAGAGATACTGCTAACCCCTCCTGCCGCACCAAGGTTTTTCCTACCAGATACCGATAAGCCGATAAAAGGTGATCCAGATGCAGTAGTAAAGCTCTCACTGTTTTGCAGCTTTCAGTCCTCCCACTGTGCTCGACTACAACCTGAGCTCAGAACGCTAGAGACTCGATATGGCGAACTCATTAACTTAGTCTTCTACGATCTACCACAAACCTTTCATCGTTACGGCAAAGCCGCAGCGAATGCCAACCTCTGCGCAGCAGAATCAGGCAGCCAATGGGCATATCAAGAGGCGCTATATAGCAACATTAATCAGCTCAATCGAGAACGCTACCTTATCATCGCCAATCAACTTGGTTTAGATAGCAAAAGCTTTAGCCAATGTATCGATCACAACCAATATCAGGACAAGTTAGACTCAGACCAAGAGTTAGCCCAACGTTTAGGCCTTGGCAATGTGCCGGTTCTGTTCGTCAATGGCTTGTACACTAAAGGCGCTAATACCGCAGATGGCTATGGTTACTACATCAATCAGGAGCTGATCCGTTTAGGTCTACCAATTCCCACGACTCTGCCCCTTCGTTTAGTCTCGACTTCAGTCAAAGATCCTACAGAGGATTCAAGAGCCAAACTTCAAGATCTTAATAACCAAACACTGACCGAATATAAGCATGGCGATGGCCTAAATCTGGTTAGCAGACGTGGTGTAAATTTAGATGTGACCTTAACCGCCATTGAGTCACAACGAGTATTACTCAACAACAATGGTCAAAAGGAGTTTCTACGACTAAGCCAAGGTCAAGATAAACCCGCAACGGTCAGTATGACTCCTGCCAGCAACTCATCACGAGACAGCTCAGTCAGTAGAGAGCCAAGCAGTGCTCAAGTACAAAGGATTGAGCAACTTCCCACTACGGCCAAGATGCAACTATCTAGAAACTGGCTCTCAAAGCACCTTCAAAACAAGCAGCAACTGGCCCAACACTTTCAAGCAACGGAGCACCAGATTGAAGGGGTTCACTTGCTAAAGTTAACGGATATCGACAGAAATGAGTTTTATAAAACCTTAGGACTTCAATCTGGAGATGTAGTACTTCAAGCCAACAACCAATGGGTACATGAAGGCTCGAACCCCCTATGGGATGCACTCGGTCAAAATGAGATCACCCTATTAGTGATGAGGGAGGGTCTTCCCCTACGCTTTGACTACAAAACGAAACAATAA
- a CDS encoding carboxymuconolactone decarboxylase family protein produces MANLHPVEIASASDAQQLLFKKVEGAFGAVPNMFRTIGHSSAALESMWTSFGALGKGSISPALGEQIAVLVADINRCEYCLSAHTVLGKNAGVTKEEMELAQRGVSNDLKVQAALDFAKKLVTQHGQVSRDDIGLVKGAGFSDAELTEILAHVALNIFTNYTNVAFDVEVDFPKVSLS; encoded by the coding sequence ATGGCAAATTTACATCCAGTGGAGATCGCGAGTGCATCTGACGCGCAGCAGTTGTTATTTAAAAAGGTTGAGGGCGCATTTGGTGCCGTACCTAATATGTTTAGAACCATAGGCCATTCATCGGCCGCTCTTGAGAGCATGTGGACCTCTTTTGGTGCGCTGGGGAAGGGCAGTATCTCACCCGCTTTAGGGGAGCAGATTGCCGTATTAGTCGCGGACATCAATCGCTGTGAATACTGCCTCAGTGCACACACAGTGTTAGGTAAAAATGCGGGAGTCACGAAAGAGGAGATGGAGTTAGCGCAACGTGGAGTGTCGAATGACCTTAAGGTACAAGCTGCACTCGACTTTGCGAAAAAGCTGGTTACTCAACATGGTCAAGTGAGCCGTGATGATATCGGTTTAGTGAAGGGAGCGGGTTTTTCTGATGCTGAATTGACTGAAATTTTAGCTCATGTTGCGTTGAACATTTTTACCAACTACACCAATGTTGCATTCGATGTAGAAGTGGACTTTCCCAAGGTTAGTTTAAGTTGA
- a CDS encoding LysR substrate-binding domain-containing protein produces MDIDALRSFIAFVETGSFTRAAKQTHKTQSAVSMQMKRLEGELGKGLFEKEGRNLVLSVQGRRLALYAKPLLQLHDETVATLKSPDVRPRLHLGCPDDYADSILPSIVKLLHRYLPKLELQITCASSYLIRVMLDSGELDAAIVTRLPDSEEGYLLTTDVGVWIGSEEMDITAQNPLPIVLFQKDCKFHLAAIDGLMKQGREYRLMASSSSATAIKGMVKQGIGLGAMAKLSAGQDCFVIESESLPPLPSIGIALVISSRAHSPLSAELAQQLVKGFTEMT; encoded by the coding sequence ATGGATATTGATGCTTTAAGAAGTTTTATCGCTTTTGTGGAAACCGGCAGCTTTACTCGCGCGGCGAAACAGACACATAAAACACAATCTGCAGTCAGTATGCAGATGAAGCGCTTGGAGGGGGAGTTGGGTAAAGGTCTGTTTGAGAAGGAGGGGCGAAACTTAGTTCTCTCTGTTCAAGGGCGACGCCTAGCACTTTATGCCAAGCCTCTTTTGCAGCTTCATGATGAAACGGTAGCGACTTTAAAGTCACCAGATGTGAGGCCTCGATTACACCTTGGTTGCCCAGATGACTATGCGGACTCTATTTTGCCGTCCATCGTTAAGTTGTTACATCGCTATCTACCAAAGTTGGAGCTGCAGATCACTTGTGCTTCCAGTTACCTTATCAGGGTGATGTTAGACAGTGGGGAGCTTGATGCCGCCATAGTGACTCGCTTGCCTGATTCTGAAGAGGGCTATCTGCTGACAACCGATGTGGGTGTGTGGATAGGTAGTGAAGAGATGGATATTACTGCCCAAAATCCATTACCAATTGTGCTGTTTCAAAAGGATTGTAAGTTTCATTTAGCAGCGATAGATGGCTTGATGAAACAGGGACGGGAATACCGTTTGATGGCCTCAAGTAGCAGTGCTACAGCTATTAAAGGGATGGTTAAACAAGGGATTGGACTCGGTGCGATGGCTAAGTTGAGTGCAGGACAGGATTGTTTTGTTATCGAGTCTGAGAGTTTACCTCCATTGCCAAGCATAGGTATTGCACTGGTTATCTCATCCCGTGCTCACTCTCCTTTGTCGGCTGAATTGGCGCAGCAGTTAGTAAAAGGATTTACTGAAATGACATGA
- the cyoE gene encoding heme o synthase, translating to MNIQGRFMSKQWLSRLKGYVQVIKPGIIMGNLISVTGGFLLAAKGSVDLTLMLMTILGLSLVVASGCGLNNCIDRDIDAKMQRTRNRVTVTGEISVYSVLVFSLALGLIGFGLLAIFTNKIALLFAVIGYLVYVGIYSLYMKRHSVYGTLIGSFSGAVPPVVGYCAVTGEIDTGAVILLLMFSLWQMPHSYAIAIFRYKDYAAAKIPVLPVAKGMTRAKLHIVLYIAVFSLVSALLPLAGYTGIAFMAVTCATSLWWLGMALKGYQRDINLNQWARQVFGCSIVTITALSIAMAMDFQLVVQTPLLTLSN from the coding sequence ATGAATATTCAAGGTCGGTTTATGTCTAAGCAGTGGCTGTCACGTTTAAAGGGATATGTTCAGGTGATTAAGCCTGGCATCATCATGGGAAATTTGATCTCCGTTACGGGGGGATTCCTGTTAGCCGCCAAAGGTAGCGTAGACTTGACCTTGATGTTGATGACAATATTAGGTTTGTCCTTAGTCGTAGCATCAGGCTGCGGCCTTAATAACTGTATCGATAGGGACATCGATGCCAAGATGCAGCGCACCCGAAATAGAGTGACTGTCACGGGTGAGATATCAGTATATTCAGTGCTGGTATTCAGTTTAGCTTTGGGCCTAATAGGCTTTGGTTTATTGGCCATATTTACCAACAAGATTGCTCTGTTATTTGCCGTGATTGGTTATCTGGTTTATGTGGGGATCTATAGCCTCTATATGAAACGACACTCTGTCTACGGCACCTTAATCGGCAGCTTTTCGGGAGCCGTGCCGCCGGTAGTTGGCTATTGTGCGGTCACAGGAGAGATAGATACTGGCGCAGTCATTTTACTCTTGATGTTTAGCTTGTGGCAGATGCCTCACTCTTATGCCATTGCCATCTTTCGATATAAAGATTATGCCGCAGCGAAAATTCCCGTGTTGCCCGTTGCCAAAGGGATGACTAGGGCTAAGCTGCACATAGTACTTTATATTGCCGTTTTTTCTTTAGTTAGCGCCTTGCTCCCCTTGGCAGGTTACACAGGGATCGCCTTTATGGCAGTAACCTGTGCCACCAGCTTGTGGTGGCTTGGAATGGCACTAAAAGGTTACCAACGTGATATCAATCTTAATCAATGGGCAAGGCAAGTGTTTGGTTGCTCTATTGTAACCATTACAGCTTTGAGTATCGCTATGGCAATGGATTTTCAACTTGTAGTACAGACACCCCTACTAACTTTGTCTAACTAG
- a CDS encoding AraC family transcriptional regulator, whose amino-acid sequence MKNLIVSHNYFTLISGYLNRVRQQHSGTDRSSNQRESDPLEERSVYLIEDIEKLIEQILSVSDDLSFGLVLGENIHPSDYGLVGYALMNCPDLNTALSLSSKYKPVMNQAFESFFIQGERESSYQVRPKFDEVYLTSLVELDFASGIQLAKLLVDKQDLPKLKLQQVNFQHGPLSCPSHYQRVFNCPVNFHQERSEIIIANSVLALPVRSANPAILDMLLRKIDKAVKSYSLGQSFSSKVICYVSKHQQDIPSAKQAASDFNISLSTLKKHLMSEGRNYSEICDSIRKNMAIKMVADPKTQIKAIYSSLNFSSSSAFNRAFKRWTSMTPTEYRHKMSLSLK is encoded by the coding sequence GTGAAAAACCTAATCGTTTCTCATAACTACTTTACCCTGATATCTGGTTATTTAAATAGAGTAAGACAGCAGCATTCAGGGACAGATAGATCGTCAAATCAAAGGGAGAGTGACCCATTAGAGGAGAGATCTGTATATCTTATTGAGGATATAGAGAAGCTGATTGAGCAGATATTGTCGGTATCCGATGATCTCTCTTTTGGTTTGGTATTAGGGGAGAATATCCACCCTTCAGATTATGGTTTAGTTGGGTACGCATTAATGAACTGCCCTGATTTGAATACCGCATTAAGCTTATCCTCAAAATATAAACCTGTAATGAACCAAGCTTTTGAATCCTTTTTTATTCAAGGAGAGCGAGAGTCAAGTTATCAGGTTAGGCCTAAATTTGATGAGGTCTATTTAACCTCACTCGTCGAGTTAGATTTCGCCTCCGGTATCCAGCTTGCTAAACTGCTGGTGGATAAACAGGATCTACCCAAACTTAAGTTGCAACAAGTAAACTTTCAACATGGTCCTTTGAGCTGCCCCTCCCATTATCAAAGAGTGTTCAATTGTCCGGTTAATTTTCACCAGGAGAGAAGTGAGATCATTATTGCCAATAGTGTGCTGGCACTGCCTGTTCGCTCAGCTAATCCTGCAATATTGGATATGTTACTTAGAAAAATAGATAAAGCGGTTAAATCCTACTCTTTAGGTCAGTCATTTAGCAGTAAAGTGATCTGCTACGTCTCTAAACATCAGCAAGATATCCCCAGTGCTAAGCAAGCGGCCAGTGACTTTAATATCAGCTTGAGTACATTAAAAAAACACTTGATGTCAGAGGGGCGAAATTACTCAGAGATTTGTGATTCGATTAGAAAAAACATGGCAATTAAAATGGTGGCAGATCCTAAAACCCAGATAAAAGCTATCTATTCATCCTTAAACTTCTCCAGTTCCAGTGCGTTTAATCGTGCCTTTAAGCGTTGGACATCTATGACGCCGACCGAATATCGGCACAAGATGAGTTTATCGTTAAAATAG
- the cyoC gene encoding cytochrome o ubiquinol oxidase subunit III, which yields MSIAIRANLGVADANKHYDVSHATSHDEHHDTSENTLFGFWLYLMTDCILFASVFATYAVLYMNTDGGVSGKDIFELNFVLIETAALLVSSITFGFALICAKHQKKAATLGWLLITFALGCAFIGMEIYEFHHLIEHGNGPQRSAFLSSFFALVGMHGLHVTAGLVWMAIMMFEVLKTGLNKRSITRLGCLSLFWHFLDIVWICVFTVVYLLGAM from the coding sequence ATGAGTATTGCTATCAGAGCAAATTTAGGCGTTGCAGATGCCAACAAACACTATGATGTGAGTCATGCAACAAGCCATGATGAACATCATGACACCAGTGAAAATACCCTGTTCGGTTTTTGGCTCTATTTAATGACCGACTGTATCTTGTTTGCGTCAGTCTTTGCCACTTACGCCGTGTTGTATATGAATACCGATGGCGGCGTATCAGGCAAAGATATTTTCGAATTAAACTTCGTCTTAATCGAAACCGCCGCACTCCTCGTCAGTAGCATAACGTTCGGCTTCGCTTTGATCTGTGCTAAGCATCAGAAAAAAGCCGCGACTTTGGGCTGGTTATTGATCACTTTCGCTCTTGGCTGTGCATTTATTGGTATGGAGATCTACGAGTTCCATCACCTAATTGAGCATGGTAATGGGCCACAACGCAGTGCATTTTTGTCATCGTTTTTTGCCTTAGTTGGCATGCATGGTCTGCATGTCACAGCTGGGCTTGTGTGGATGGCTATCATGATGTTTGAAGTATTAAAGACGGGGCTTAATAAGCGCAGTATTACTCGTTTAGGGTGTTTAAGTCTGTTTTGGCACTTTCTGGATATTGTGTGGATCTGTGTATTCACTGTGGTTTATTTATTGGGGGCCATGTGA
- the cyoD gene encoding cytochrome o ubiquinol oxidase subunit IV produces MNQVETVESNSSANFMGSVKSYLMGFMLSVVLTAIPFWAVITHHFDKPVTLGLVLVTAVVQIVVHLKYFLHLDFSKEGKLNTFSFLFTALIIVMVVGLSVWIIYAANDLMM; encoded by the coding sequence ATGAATCAGGTAGAAACAGTTGAGAGTAATAGCTCCGCAAATTTTATGGGAAGTGTTAAATCCTACCTCATGGGTTTTATGCTATCGGTGGTATTAACAGCCATTCCGTTTTGGGCTGTGATCACACACCACTTCGACAAGCCTGTCACCTTAGGTTTAGTACTGGTGACGGCAGTTGTTCAGATTGTGGTGCACCTAAAATACTTCCTGCATCTGGACTTCTCCAAAGAGGGTAAGCTCAATACATTTTCATTCCTATTCACTGCGCTGATCATTGTCATGGTGGTGGGCTTGTCAGTATGGATTATTTACGCTGCCAACGATTTGATGATGTAG